cgctaatattcttaaataagcacctccggaatacttccgggttttcatcaatttttactgaccgatcctcggtctaaaatatatacatgccacgctactcgctagcattaacgttctcaattataaactcctccgggatacctccgggtttttataagcttacaccgaccgactctcggtctaaatataacatttcgaactcggtatgaacatatactagaaattatcaaccattgagtaatgtaatacatctcaaacttcgtaaaatagTTTAATGTAAtttcatgcatatatcacagttttgtaaaatattcacaacacaagAGTTCacaaaaggtagggtttgaaaactttcctgggtatcttgaggtggaggatgctctacgttccgctcggaaatcgataatcataaacacaattcgttttgttaggtcccgtcctaatttacggcgactcgtactcatgcgctacttattacgcaccctctcaacttatactacccttattattcctttaagtccttattcacatcatggtcgcttcatttttctaagtatcttaggttcattctctttatcgtcgtcggctacgcttatggattcttacggtttctactcgcgcggtcttggctccgatatttttataaaattgaaaaatcattatttttacttgaaatttttatggaagtttggaaactcaatatgttactctttttaaaaattttattatttatgaacacttttaagttgatcctttatattaTCAAAGTGTGTAATTCGTAGcggtttttgtcgcgtaaatcacttttagtaaaacgaccataacttttgatccgtaaatcggaatcaagcgattcaagctcctaaacgatccttataacattttctatcatggttaattttcaagaaactacagtttaaatcttcgggactttctgcagaaacttgaagttatgatttgttggttttaacggagttacgtttaccATCGGGATTTCGTTtcgccctaactcttaacacaaccaccaaaaatcattatttcatcatcaacatataaattcctctcaagaacatcatgttcttgaggcaacaacaatcaacctcaaacctacttaacttaaacaccaagatttcaacaataccacttcttaaactaggtttactaccatatactaaatggatcttaaaaatgaatcttaaataaagttgggccaaatatttttacctttattaaacgcttgagatgtgttcttgaggatggtggagtcttgggagtgcttggtatggtttttggaacctaaaaccaccattgaaattaagaaaccaaagaggggttactattcacactattcactagtgactttcttgattttatttcacccatcaaaccttgataaaaagagatgaaagatttttcttaccttagtttgattgttaggaagcttgagaattaatgggatgattttaccatggctagattttgagatttgaatttggatttctttatttttcttgaaATGGCCAAATGGAAGGTTGAAGaaggggggggggtatttatacttgcttctattggttgattctcttggttgcttctctaggttgcttctaggaaatggggtgtgatatcttccacttgatttttattctcctaggttgaatcctaggtttattcttgttgcaaatcttggggccaaaatctaagtagcttgctagcttacaagctaactacatgtgttagcttccttagcacactattttgctagctagcttgatcatcctatggttagctcactatttaatgaagtaaccatggtttagttagtgcgttatgtttatttaatggtttacgcgttcactcggttgcttaaacgttttcgtaatacttactcgtaaatggttcgcgacataattcctttagtatttattccttatatttttaattatcatacttgaatataaatccatagggttttaatctcgtaattatattgtgatcccTGTAATCCTCAATGAGTCATAagtacggtcgtttttcaaatttcgttttcttcaaaaactaatagcgtttatatacactcatttggtacgtataatcgtaatatcaactccgaaactcattttctcatgcactacatagtgtgggctcaaaagtttttcctgTCTGTctgggttactattcattaaacgttttacaaggtctaaaaaattcaagttattatattactatttataaaggtcttttaccgatgtcaaaaatttgggttcttatagtcttcccccttaaaaggattccgtcccggaattagttcagaaacaggtagggatatgcttctcgcatgacaacctcgagttctcacgttgaccttgttgtatttgatctcttcataaaatttccactcatccatccaatatatttcCGGTTACTCATCCTTGTAGTcttattgtggcgccctccaaacccgggtcagaagtttggggtccacaacacaaacataatatatcaaccagtatatgaaatattaattgcaatgaccctgctctatgtaaccatggatcgcaacaggttaaagtatgaaaacaagccataaccttaacttttattacaacgcaccaaatcccaactaatttaatttacaactaataatagaattattcttacaatcttaatatttcactaccgcaataagctcctgctagttcgatccaactcaatctggggTCCTAGCTCGTTCATTGAACTGTGAAACCTCGCTATCAGCTGTATCCTtctttaactgtagaatacataaaaaagattcacaagagtgagctaactagctcagcaagtcataataacgataactgaggttaaacaatgatcaagggATGTAATTCatatgaatcaagtttctttttaactaatcattagaattggatattcattttaagttttaaaaccaaggttaggctgctgatcagtcacgcactaaccctgagcaaagcacacagcactgctctaattactggatccaaggcacacattggcctaacttgaccattggtctgaccacgaatctggttcacatatataaaaactatccaatcctaaagcagttcaatatgataaacaatataattcgataacacaaaatcataatcaatgatgattatacatttgaataaaacgtaaggaaactcatggatatcacacGGGTATATCAGGATATGTAAAAGAAACGGCTTCCAATCCgtaaaagaatcaggtattagacaaatagtgatttttcaaggtataatTCTTTGATGTTTTAAAGAacggttggagtataaaagtttttgttgttttcaaacaattttgtttcagtgtttagtgtttggtagttatacatttggggggGGGGGGTGGTATCATATTTGGTGTGACTTAGtgtctggtaaatcaacaagaaatggttcacaaagaataagacTTATGGCTTAAAGATCAAATGaggtggctcaggttcaaggctgagggattcaaagtatttgcaatataaaacaaggctattttgaatacttaacaatatttcaCGAGAGAATTAGAAACATTTGTATTATATTTTgaaaaaggtttagaaatacttgccttacagggttttacaactactactgatcaattctgggcaAACTCTGTCGCttaggctttaacgtccaaccactagatcactCGGGATTCGACCttaacacttaagtcctttgattgggaccttactgagcttttcgactcaccaccaactatctttcgtccaattccaattctcgggcattccgactaggacctacaaggtcgaaatattctaacttagacattcgattatgcttgacatatcctcgctaacaatctacccgaacgttaacaaaatccgactcgtaacatacttttttttttttttttgctaaattatgTATATTATCAACAAAGAACCAGGAGAACAACAGGGATCAACCCTAAGCTCTATGACAGGCCATAGAGAAGGAGCTATCTATAGCCAATCTTCAAGAAAAGATTGGGGATAGAAAGCAAAGCAGCAAACTACAACAATAAATTGGAAATACAGGAATGTAAATCTGTCCTACTACTAGCAAGATTACTGAACCAATGAGACGTGCTAAGCCTGGCAATAAAATCAATGAAAATCCCCTGGATGAGTTTATTCGGCCCAAAAACTCCTTTGTTGTGCGCCCTTGCATTACGTTCCCTCCAGATATGATAACAATAGATCTGAACTAGGCAAAGAGCAAGCAAGCCTCGAGGCTTGTCATGAAGATCCGCAAGGTGGCTGAGCAGAGCTAACCAAGTATTTCCAATAATCCCAATACCGAGCTTGCCTAGAATCCGTGCTAATATCCACCTGCTAAATGTGCAGTGAACAAAGAGGTGGGAATCTGTTTCCCTGCCAGAGATACAAAGGAAGCATTGTTGAGAATCCACAATACCAAATCTGTTCAGTCTAGCTAATGTGCCAAGACGGCCATGACACACCAGCCATTGGTGATGGGCGTATCGAGTGATACGAAGGCGGTGCCAAACAGCCTTGCACCAAGGCACTAAATCAGCTCTACTTCTGATAGAAGACCAAATGTGCCATGTACTGATTTTTGTTGCATCAATTCCATCCCACTGAATCATATCTATTCCAGCAGAGTTAATAGTTGGATGATCAAATGTGTTAAGCCAGTGAATGAGCAGAGGATCCAAGTGATGGTGCATGCGGTTGGGGGTCGGGAGCCTCCAAGAGCCGTTATGAATGATACCACTCAGCTTTGCAGAATGGTGAAGACCACATTGGGAGATGATAGAAGAGGTTTGAGAGTTAGCCAAGCAAGTACCTCCCCACCACGGGTCAAACCACAAGGAGAAGCTATCACCCGAGCCAACAGAGTAATTAAGAAATTGTAGAGCCATTGAACGAAACTTCAGGACTTTCCTCCAAATCCACGAACAGTCTGTAGGAATTGAGATGGTCCAAAAGTGGCCATGTTTTAACACAGTAGAATTCACCCACGTTGCCCAAAGGGACTTGGACCTGGTTATCACCTTAATCAAATGATGAATAAGCTGAGCCTTGTTCCATTCTGCCATGTTTTTAAGGCCTAAACCCCCTTCCTCCCTGGGAAGACAAATAACATTCCAGGCCACTTTAGCTCCacccttattatttatattaccTTTCCATAGGAATCTAGTGAGCATGGACTGGATAGTTGCATGAATAGCACTAGGAAGCAGA
This sequence is a window from Apium graveolens cultivar Ventura chromosome 9, ASM990537v1, whole genome shotgun sequence. Protein-coding genes within it:
- the LOC141685850 gene encoding uncharacterized protein LOC141685850, producing the protein MNIFSCILSKTPEGYKYHWRCKELRLNHLFFADDVLMFSHGSKLSVKHIMDSMALFSSWSGLIPSINKSSSYLCNCDSDFTTWFDTLSIPRGNLPVKFLGVPLISSQLCVNDCMPLVEKITSRLQSWATILLSLAGRVMIIKSIVHAIEAFWCNHFLLPSAIHATIQSMLTRFLWKGNINNKGGAKVAWNVICLPREEGGLGLKNMAEWNKAQLIHHLIKVITRSKSLWATWVNSTVLKHGHFWTISIPTDCSWIWRKVLKFRSMALQFLNYSVGSGDSFSLWFDPWWGGTCLANSQTSSIISQCGLHHSAKLSGIIHNGSWRLPTPNRMHHHLDPLLIHWLNTFDHPTINSAGIDMIQWDGIDATKISTWHIWSSIRSRADLVPWCKAVWHRLRITRYAHHQWLVCHGRLGTLARLNRFGIVDSQQCFLCISGRETDSHLFVHCTFSRWILARILGKLGIGIIGNTWLALLSHLADLHDKPRGLLALCLVQIYCYHIWRERNARAHNKGVFGPNKLIQGIFIDFIARLSTSHWFSNLASSRTDLHSCISNLLL